One segment of Ancylothrix sp. D3o DNA contains the following:
- a CDS encoding C1 family peptidase, translating into MPFFRYEPKVSFFKYGNKKVKVGGYVPDQENANDKHYSASRYRTEELPPRVDLREYMSPVENQGSIGSCTANSMAGAYEYLAMRALGTAGDVSRLFIYYNARYLDGQHAEDTGTTLRNCIQILQEMGACLEPTWPYTPEMVHEEPHSDAYDEAARFLIEEAERVDINLDAMKHCLAEGYPFAFGLQLFSSFEQAGTNGGIVPIPLAGETHDGGHAMLCVGYSDQDKMFVVRNSWGTDWGDNGYCYIPYDYMTHPELCADCWTIKAVSDVDFSEGVWQEEGSFFDEIIPLVADYLDIEDEEEEEEEDEETEDEYEEEEEEEEEEEEEEEEEEEEDGGGYFNYGGRR; encoded by the coding sequence ATGCCATTTTTTCGCTACGAACCAAAAGTCTCCTTTTTCAAGTACGGCAACAAAAAAGTCAAAGTCGGCGGCTACGTCCCTGATCAAGAAAATGCCAACGATAAACACTATTCTGCCAGCCGGTATCGCACCGAAGAACTACCGCCTCGCGTAGACTTGCGAGAATACATGAGTCCTGTAGAAAATCAAGGTAGTATAGGCAGTTGTACCGCAAACTCAATGGCCGGTGCCTATGAATATCTCGCCATGCGTGCCCTCGGAACAGCCGGAGATGTCAGCCGGCTTTTTATATATTACAACGCCCGATATCTGGACGGACAACACGCAGAAGACACCGGAACAACCTTAAGAAATTGTATTCAAATTCTCCAAGAAATGGGCGCTTGTTTAGAACCAACCTGGCCTTATACCCCAGAAATGGTACACGAAGAACCCCATAGCGACGCCTACGATGAAGCGGCTAGATTTTTAATAGAAGAAGCCGAAAGAGTAGATATCAATTTAGACGCCATGAAACACTGTTTAGCCGAAGGATATCCATTCGCCTTTGGCTTACAGCTTTTCAGTTCTTTTGAACAAGCCGGCACCAATGGCGGTATCGTCCCTATACCCCTCGCTGGCGAAACCCATGATGGCGGACACGCTATGTTATGTGTGGGATATTCCGACCAAGATAAAATGTTTGTAGTTCGCAATTCTTGGGGTACAGATTGGGGAGATAATGGCTATTGTTACATCCCCTACGACTACATGACACACCCTGAATTATGCGCTGATTGTTGGACAATTAAAGCCGTTAGCGATGTTGATTTCAGCGAAGGAGTCTGGCAAGAAGAAGGCTCATTTTTTGATGAAATAATCCCCCTCGTTGCCGACTATCTCGACATAGAAGATGAGGAAGAGGAGGAAGAGGAAGACGAAGAAACTGAGGACGAATACGAAGAGGAAGAGGAAGAGGAAGAGGAAGAAGAAGAGGAAGAGGAAGAGGAAGAAGAAGAAGACGGCGGCGGATATTTTAATTATGGAGGCCGGCGCTAA
- a CDS encoding phage holin family protein — MPNFLITWLLSACSLVLTAQVVPGMHVNSVGSAAIAAVVLGLVNAFVRPLLVLLTLPVTLVTLGLFLFVVNAISLQIVGALTPGFIVGNIFSALLGSVVLSFVSGAVNKFVQPVPNSHVSGRDFDSLPESGSHSR; from the coding sequence ATGCCGAATTTTTTGATTACTTGGTTGCTTTCTGCTTGTTCTTTGGTTCTTACTGCTCAAGTGGTGCCGGGGATGCACGTTAATAGTGTGGGGTCTGCTGCTATTGCGGCGGTTGTTTTGGGGTTGGTTAATGCTTTTGTAAGGCCGCTTTTGGTGCTTTTGACTTTGCCGGTGACTTTGGTTACTTTGGGTCTGTTTTTGTTTGTTGTGAATGCGATTTCTCTTCAAATTGTTGGGGCTTTGACTCCGGGTTTTATTGTGGGTAATATTTTCTCGGCTTTGTTGGGTTCGGTTGTGCTTTCTTTTGTTTCGGGGGCTGTGAATAAGTTTGTCCAGCCGGTGCCTAATTCTCATGTAAGTGGCCGCGATTTTGATTCTTTACCGGAGTCTGGTTCTCATTCTCGTTAA
- a CDS encoding ATP-binding protein, translating into MPSINQIILQGVNPFDPTTFTPGNFWQYNQDSSLTIESIHQEAITEIEAILDLVDTDHSSRTVLLSGESGSGKSYLLGRLKRKLNPKAFFAYIGPWPDSDYIWRHILRYTVDSLMQVPEGQKEGKEESQLMLWLKGLSAFTKSDIKKRIFNEPFWDALKSDRQKFIQHLKRTYNKKGIYNADFFFGVLHDLTDPNLESLAYEWLQGNDLSEESLKALKVKSSIETEVAAKEILSNLGRISEETQPIVLCFDNLDNIPKNHKGLPDLQALFNVNTILHNENLKNFLVIISIITNYWMQHKNHLQMSDKARINLQIKLRDINLAQAEELWKQRLFTLHQEADPKPESPIFPFSEDALKIKFPEGKTDPRETLILGGQLFEAYKQKIINNLGVKPNDGGAKAASQVSPQPTTHSSSQKANQNTSNQTPNGSTTLAAFQLFWQAEYKKTQPKITKISLLSTPELLRMLQQALSALGITKIQPKLFGATQFSGYAFSYQLPNSQERIGIVWTEDLNKTNFYHVMSACQKAIQAKTCEKLYLIRAASVGTPNLKGNQIYSQIFTGTQHKHITPILTDVHYLATNHTLVNSALEKSLVIGGKVIELEELKTLMLQSQIFNKLTLLKDLDILKGTPTPPGTNPPNNPNTNHQNIKDWVFNFIKVHKFLGRQTLIQNALNQFPKANEALINQVIEHLIQEDANKIKDKIIIFNPKEPPKKQSIVYIP; encoded by the coding sequence ATGCCATCTATCAACCAAATTATTTTACAGGGAGTTAATCCTTTCGATCCTACAACTTTTACTCCGGGGAATTTTTGGCAATACAATCAAGATTCATCTCTGACCATTGAATCAATTCATCAAGAAGCGATTACAGAAATTGAAGCTATACTCGATTTAGTGGATACAGACCATTCTAGCCGTACAGTCTTACTATCTGGGGAGTCGGGCTCAGGAAAAAGCTATCTTTTAGGTAGGCTGAAACGCAAACTTAATCCTAAAGCCTTTTTTGCCTATATTGGCCCTTGGCCGGACAGTGACTATATCTGGCGTCACATCCTCCGCTATACCGTTGATAGCCTAATGCAAGTGCCAGAGGGTCAGAAAGAGGGTAAGGAAGAATCTCAATTAATGTTATGGCTAAAAGGCTTATCTGCTTTCACAAAAAGCGATATTAAAAAGAGGATTTTTAACGAGCCTTTTTGGGATGCCTTAAAAAGCGACAGACAAAAATTTATCCAACACCTGAAAAGAACCTACAACAAAAAAGGAATTTATAATGCAGACTTCTTTTTTGGAGTCTTACACGATCTAACAGATCCAAACTTAGAATCCCTCGCCTATGAATGGTTACAAGGAAATGATTTAAGCGAAGAATCCCTGAAAGCTTTAAAAGTAAAAAGTTCCATAGAAACAGAAGTAGCTGCCAAGGAAATTTTGTCAAATTTAGGCAGAATTTCTGAAGAAACTCAGCCTATAGTTTTATGTTTCGATAATTTAGATAACATTCCCAAAAATCACAAGGGACTTCCAGACTTGCAAGCTTTATTTAATGTCAATACCATACTTCATAATGAGAACCTAAAAAACTTTTTGGTGATTATAAGCATCATCACTAATTATTGGATGCAACATAAAAACCACCTACAGATGTCAGATAAAGCGCGTATAAACCTGCAAATTAAATTGAGAGATATCAACTTAGCGCAAGCAGAAGAACTTTGGAAGCAGCGGCTTTTTACCCTTCACCAGGAAGCCGATCCTAAGCCAGAATCACCTATTTTTCCTTTTTCAGAAGATGCCTTAAAAATTAAATTTCCTGAAGGCAAAACTGACCCCAGAGAAACGCTGATTTTGGGTGGTCAGCTATTTGAAGCTTATAAACAAAAAATCATAAATAATTTAGGAGTAAAACCAAATGACGGAGGAGCAAAAGCAGCAAGTCAAGTTAGCCCACAACCTACAACTCACTCGTCCTCACAAAAAGCGAATCAAAATACATCTAATCAAACACCCAATGGAAGTACAACTTTAGCGGCTTTTCAACTCTTTTGGCAGGCTGAATACAAAAAAACACAGCCAAAAATAACAAAAATATCTTTGTTATCTACTCCTGAACTGCTGCGGATGTTACAACAAGCTTTATCGGCTTTAGGAATAACTAAAATTCAACCTAAACTTTTTGGAGCAACACAATTTTCAGGTTATGCCTTCAGCTATCAACTGCCAAATTCACAAGAACGCATTGGCATTGTCTGGACAGAAGACCTCAACAAGACTAATTTTTATCATGTAATGAGCGCTTGTCAAAAAGCTATTCAAGCAAAAACCTGTGAAAAACTTTACCTAATCCGCGCTGCATCGGTAGGAACACCCAATCTTAAGGGGAACCAAATTTATAGCCAAATTTTCACTGGTACTCAGCACAAACACATCACACCAATTCTAACCGACGTTCATTACTTAGCTACCAATCACACTTTAGTAAATTCTGCCTTGGAAAAGAGTTTAGTTATTGGTGGTAAAGTTATTGAGCTAGAAGAACTCAAAACTTTAATGCTTCAAAGCCAAATTTTTAATAAATTGACCTTATTAAAAGATTTGGATATTTTGAAGGGAACACCAACTCCTCCAGGCACCAACCCCCCAAATAACCCTAATACCAACCATCAAAACATCAAAGACTGGGTGTTTAATTTTATTAAAGTTCACAAGTTTTTGGGAAGACAAACCTTAATACAAAACGCCCTCAACCAGTTTCCTAAAGCCAATGAGGCTCTAATTAATCAAGTAATTGAACATTTGATACAAGAGGATGCAAATAAAATTAAAGATAAAATTATAATTTTTAACCCCAAAGAACCACCCAAAAAGCAATCAATTGTTTATATCCCTTAA
- a CDS encoding phage holin family protein — protein MPRFLLTWLLTAVALLITSYVVPGFYVANFSYAAVAAVILGLANAIVRPVLVLLTLPLTILSLGLFLFVVNAIVLSLVGFLMPNAGFRIDGFWPALLGSIVLSVVTGVLNRLVFKEE, from the coding sequence ATGCCTCGTTTTTTGTTGACTTGGTTGCTAACTGCTGTTGCGCTTTTGATTACTTCGTATGTGGTGCCGGGGTTTTATGTGGCAAATTTTTCTTATGCGGCTGTGGCGGCGGTGATTTTGGGCTTGGCTAATGCAATTGTTCGGCCTGTTTTGGTGCTTTTGACTTTGCCTTTGACGATTTTGAGTTTGGGGTTGTTTTTGTTTGTGGTGAATGCGATTGTGCTTTCTTTGGTGGGGTTTTTGATGCCGAATGCTGGGTTTAGAATTGATGGGTTTTGGCCGGCTTTGTTGGGTTCGATTGTTTTGTCTGTGGTGACTGGTGTTTTGAATCGTTTGGTTTTTAAAGAGGAATAA
- a CDS encoding 5-(carboxyamino)imidazole ribonucleotide synthase has protein sequence MNSSQQQPIKKIGIIGGGQLAWMMAGAAQKLNIELFIQTPKNTDPAVSIATNSIFAPIDDANATAQIAGLCDVITFENEFVNLEALNQLAQTGTLFRPSLNTLEPILDKYHQRCFMRDIGLPVPQFLSWDSPTTPQPLSYPLVMKARRHGYDGQGTIILKNPQDLETTWKSWGCPSVLLEEFIPFEQELAIIAARFPNGEIAIYPIVETQQENQVCRRVIAPATLTAEKTTEIEQIARTLLENLQAIGIFGIELFLTKQGKVLVNEVAPRTHNSGHFSLDACETSQFEQHLRAVCGLAPGQTTLNSAGAVMVNLLGYETCQNSYLEKRQRIADIPNAYLHWYGKTESRPGRKLGHVTVLLNSEPSELRQQALEISHQIESIWYP, from the coding sequence GTGAACTCTTCTCAACAACAACCCATCAAAAAAATTGGCATCATAGGCGGCGGACAACTCGCCTGGATGATGGCCGGTGCCGCCCAAAAACTCAACATTGAACTCTTCATCCAAACCCCCAAAAACACAGATCCAGCCGTCTCCATCGCCACAAACAGCATTTTTGCCCCCATCGACGACGCCAACGCCACAGCCCAAATAGCCGGCCTCTGCGATGTCATCACCTTTGAAAACGAATTCGTCAACCTCGAAGCCCTCAACCAACTGGCCCAAACCGGCACCCTTTTCCGTCCCAGCCTCAACACCCTCGAACCAATCCTTGACAAATATCATCAAAGATGCTTCATGCGAGACATCGGATTGCCGGTGCCGCAATTCCTAAGCTGGGACAGCCCCACAACCCCACAACCTCTCAGCTATCCCCTAGTAATGAAAGCCCGCCGGCACGGATACGACGGCCAAGGCACCATCATCCTCAAAAACCCCCAAGATTTAGAAACTACCTGGAAAAGCTGGGGTTGTCCCTCTGTTCTGCTCGAAGAATTCATTCCCTTTGAACAAGAACTCGCCATCATCGCGGCGCGTTTCCCCAACGGCGAAATCGCCATTTACCCAATTGTTGAAACACAACAAGAAAACCAAGTCTGCCGGCGCGTCATCGCCCCCGCCACTCTCACTGCCGAAAAAACAACCGAAATCGAACAAATCGCCCGCACCCTGCTTGAAAATCTCCAAGCCATCGGCATTTTTGGCATCGAATTATTTTTAACCAAACAAGGCAAAGTTTTAGTGAACGAAGTTGCCCCGCGCACCCACAACTCCGGCCACTTCAGCCTCGATGCCTGCGAAACTTCCCAATTTGAGCAACACTTGCGGGCTGTCTGCGGACTTGCACCCGGCCAAACCACTCTCAACAGTGCCGGTGCCGTTATGGTTAATCTCTTGGGTTACGAAACTTGCCAAAACTCCTATCTGGAAAAACGCCAGCGCATCGCAGACATCCCCAACGCCTACCTGCACTGGTACGGCAAAACTGAATCCCGCCCCGGTCGCAAACTCGGCCACGTTACTGTTCTTCTCAACTCTGAACCGTCCGAACTGCGTCAACAAGCCCTCGAAATTTCCCACCAAATCGAAAGTATCTGGTATCCGTAA
- a CDS encoding fumarylacetoacetate hydrolase family protein, which yields MAQRYVRIQTPEARIYYGLLQLSRSVQLLDAPPWLKGQPTGTELEPDTYHLLAPCAPSKIIAVGKNYTDHAAEMGGEVPKEPLLFLKPPTTIIPTQTEIIYPPQSSRVDYEGELALVIGEHCFNCTPEQAQMKIWGYTIANDVTARDLQRQDNQWTRAKGFDTFCPLGPWIVRELTPGARLQTFLNSNPVPVQAAYLEQMVFSPDFLVAYISQIMTLFPGDVILTGTPSGIGPVHIGDRIRIEIEGIGTLENTVAGRP from the coding sequence ATGGCCCAGCGCTATGTCCGCATCCAAACTCCTGAAGCAAGAATTTACTATGGACTACTACAACTCAGCCGCAGCGTCCAACTACTCGATGCACCTCCCTGGTTAAAAGGACAACCCACCGGCACAGAACTTGAACCAGACACCTATCACCTGCTCGCGCCCTGTGCCCCCTCTAAAATTATCGCCGTTGGCAAGAACTACACCGACCACGCCGCCGAAATGGGAGGCGAAGTTCCCAAAGAGCCTCTTTTATTTCTTAAACCCCCAACCACGATTATTCCCACCCAAACGGAAATCATTTATCCGCCCCAATCTAGCCGCGTAGACTACGAAGGAGAACTGGCTCTCGTTATTGGCGAACATTGTTTTAACTGCACTCCCGAACAAGCACAAATGAAAATTTGGGGTTATACCATCGCCAACGATGTCACAGCTAGAGACTTACAGCGACAAGATAATCAATGGACAAGAGCTAAAGGTTTTGACACTTTTTGTCCCCTTGGCCCTTGGATCGTCCGCGAATTAACACCCGGTGCTCGTTTACAAACTTTCCTCAATTCCAACCCTGTGCCGGTGCAGGCAGCCTACCTTGAGCAAATGGTTTTTTCACCCGATTTTCTCGTTGCTTATATTTCCCAGATAATGACTCTTTTCCCTGGAGATGTCATCCTCACCGGCACTCCTTCTGGCATCGGGCCGGTGCACATTGGCGACCGCATCCGCATCGAAATTGAAGGCATTGGCACCCTCGAAAATACAGTGGCCGGTAGACCTTAA
- the rpsF gene encoding 30S ribosomal protein S6: MSDIYETMYILRPDLGEEFTEQAIAKYQKILQDNGAENLETQHRGKRRLAYEIKRCREGVYIQMNYTGPRTMIAILERAMRLSEEVIRYLTVTQEVPKPKPEPAAAV; the protein is encoded by the coding sequence ATGAGCGACATTTACGAAACGATGTACATTTTGCGCCCTGATTTGGGCGAAGAGTTCACTGAGCAGGCAATTGCGAAATATCAGAAAATTTTGCAAGATAATGGCGCTGAAAATTTGGAAACTCAGCACCGGGGTAAGCGGCGTTTGGCCTATGAAATCAAACGCTGTCGGGAAGGTGTATATATTCAAATGAATTACACCGGCCCCAGAACGATGATTGCGATTCTCGAACGTGCTATGCGTTTAAGTGAAGAAGTCATCCGTTACCTGACAGTGACTCAAGAAGTGCCAAAACCAAAGCCAGAGCCGGCTGCTGCGGTTTAA
- a CDS encoding cobalamin biosynthesis protein, producing the protein MSKLWVGIGYKCGTSKEVIESAIKETFEQHNLDLKNIAGLATIDKKANQTCLMELCQKYNWQLKTFTSEQLKNIPVPNPSTIAETTMGTKSICEAAAILAGQTPHQTPTQQNLRLQKQKYRPPTETGIVTIAISETL; encoded by the coding sequence ATGTCAAAACTTTGGGTAGGAATCGGCTATAAATGCGGAACCTCAAAAGAAGTCATAGAAAGCGCCATTAAAGAAACTTTTGAGCAACATAACTTAGACCTAAAAAACATAGCCGGCCTAGCAACAATCGACAAAAAAGCCAATCAAACCTGCCTTATGGAACTCTGCCAAAAATACAACTGGCAACTAAAAACCTTCACCAGCGAACAACTAAAAAATATCCCCGTACCCAACCCCTCAACTATCGCAGAAACCACAATGGGAACAAAAAGCATCTGTGAAGCAGCAGCAATATTAGCCGGCCAAACACCCCACCAAACACCAACTCAGCAAAACCTACGACTCCAAAAACAAAAATACCGGCCTCCCACAGAAACCGGCATCGTTACCATAGCCATATCAGAAACACTATAA